Proteins from one Caminicella sporogenes DSM 14501 genomic window:
- a CDS encoding methyl-accepting chemotaxis protein, producing the protein MKEKIISKKENKVKKSSNILKNIKITSLLLIILILTGASIGYISYLSLNNMEILSNDMNSLYKKNMLTSLEIKYLETEFYVVRLNMNKMLYSKKYDKDLADIIENQKSNLVQIFNKYKGYNLTKKERELFDKIESNYKTYLSEADKLLNKLKRGLTISEEEIVKINDCSLKTQKNINELVSLNATIAEKVVDKANGLYKRARKLFMILSIGIMIFLVSVTFIILRLLKNSMSQINDVLTKLSNYDFTVSLKENGKNEFAQMNRSLAVVVENIKRVLADVKGNSEKVAGQSQNLAAVSEEMSASSQELSSTMQQVAEGATNQAQDLMDIVNSLSDLTNNIENVYKELQNVKDETENAENKANIGKKEMDRLIKSIEDIRKAFEVVIKKVETLTNSVKEISVISEIISGISDQTNLLALNASIEAARAGEHGRGFVIVAEEIRKLAEESRKSTEKIVNLVNSITEDTDEVIYTSKNVKESVNEQANSVENTVKSFGDILISIENIAPLMKKTYEAMDKIVKSKDMVMERVRKVNDVTEENSAATEEVAAASEELTASSEEVAATAQDLSQVAMDLMETVNRFKI; encoded by the coding sequence ATGAAGGAAAAGATTATAAGTAAAAAGGAAAACAAAGTAAAAAAAAGCAGTAATATTTTAAAAAATATAAAAATAACATCCTTATTACTTATAATTTTAATTCTTACGGGGGCATCTATAGGTTATATATCTTACTTATCTCTTAACAATATGGAGATTTTAAGTAATGATATGAATTCTCTTTACAAAAAAAATATGCTTACGTCTTTGGAAATAAAATATCTTGAAACAGAATTTTATGTAGTTAGACTTAATATGAATAAAATGCTTTATTCAAAAAAATATGATAAAGATTTAGCAGATATTATAGAAAACCAAAAATCTAATTTAGTTCAAATTTTTAATAAATATAAAGGTTATAATTTGACAAAAAAAGAAAGAGAATTATTTGATAAAATAGAGAGTAATTATAAAACATATTTAAGTGAGGCAGATAAATTATTAAATAAACTAAAGCGTGGGCTTACTATAAGTGAAGAAGAAATTGTAAAGATAAATGATTGTTCTTTAAAGACTCAGAAAAATATTAATGAACTTGTATCTTTAAATGCTACTATAGCTGAAAAAGTTGTTGATAAGGCTAATGGATTGTATAAAAGAGCAAGAAAATTATTTATGATTTTATCAATAGGTATAATGATTTTTTTAGTAAGTGTTACTTTTATTATATTAAGGCTCTTAAAAAATTCAATGAGTCAAATAAATGATGTACTTACAAAACTTTCAAATTATGATTTTACAGTTTCATTAAAAGAAAATGGGAAAAATGAATTTGCTCAAATGAATCGTTCTTTAGCAGTAGTTGTTGAAAATATAAAAAGGGTTTTAGCAGATGTAAAGGGAAATTCAGAAAAAGTGGCAGGTCAGTCTCAAAATCTTGCTGCTGTATCGGAGGAGATGTCTGCTTCATCTCAGGAACTTTCTTCTACTATGCAGCAGGTAGCTGAAGGTGCTACAAATCAGGCACAAGATTTGATGGATATTGTAAATTCTCTATCAGACCTTACGAATAATATTGAAAATGTATATAAAGAGCTTCAAAATGTGAAAGATGAAACTGAAAATGCAGAAAATAAAGCTAATATCGGTAAAAAGGAAATGGACAGATTGATTAAGTCTATTGAAGATATAAGAAAAGCATTTGAAGTTGTTATTAAAAAAGTAGAAACTCTTACAAATTCTGTAAAAGAAATAAGTGTTATTTCAGAAATAATATCAGGTATATCAGATCAGACAAATTTATTAGCACTTAATGCTTCTATAGAAGCAGCAAGGGCAGGAGAACATGGTAGAGGATTTGTTATAGTAGCTGAAGAAATACGAAAATTAGCAGAGGAATCGAGAAAGTCTACAGAAAAAATTGTAAATTTAGTAAATTCTATTACTGAAGATACTGATGAAGTTATTTATACTTCTAAAAATGTAAAAGAGTCTGTTAATGAACAGGCAAATTCTGTTGAAAATACTGTAAAATCTTTTGGAGATATATTGATATCTATTGAAAATATTGCACCACTTATGAAAAAAACATATGAAGCTATGGATAAAATTGTAAAATCAAAAGATATGGTTATGGAGAGAGTTAGAAAGGTA
- a CDS encoding HD domain-containing phosphohydrolase, with protein sequence MGFDKYFEPLKLDNIDKSLEFELRNFLIEKNISYCLFFSIINNMAVRIINIKKDEKEEIQYNFSEFLNLDIQRENGIYKLITEKKSIINFQNSNIKTYVKGLKYEIYIPITFKDEIVGCIYLGANEGDNLSLNSDIMEIYEIIKRHMFYIMNIKAEKILYKVLIENIILINKIFEEKTPFMTRHSYNVAAWAIQIARELNYSDERLTEIYLAALMHDIGKIYIDSEIVNKGDDLNEEEYEEAKKHVEIGYNIAKDILITFNAQIPIWILQHHERWNGTGYPNKLKGEEITEEARILKVANFLDKIISKSNYKNEKGIKDILEKIKSYRGKDFDPDIADIAINILRRKLNFEIKDELILPANLILKTRQGLTSFNGYITSINRELIFKLADIHSIKFEDVESIYIAVENLNVIYEFKVSVRKVDTNKLAVEIISLKDAEETFSLLWLLSGVIIDINTKNSKEITISKISGRNLTFSLNSGDKLEKDKLFIVVVIFEDGTKIPLSGKIVNQIKINNVVHYEFEFVGIKESYRDEIFRQIFRKQISIRKTLMDY encoded by the coding sequence ATGGGTTTTGACAAGTATTTTGAACCTTTAAAATTAGATAATATTGACAAAAGCTTAGAATTTGAATTAAGAAATTTTTTAATAGAGAAAAATATAAGTTATTGTTTATTTTTTTCAATTATTAATAATATGGCAGTTAGAATAATAAATATAAAGAAGGATGAAAAGGAAGAAATACAGTATAATTTTTCTGAATTTTTAAATTTAGATATACAGAGAGAAAATGGTATATATAAACTGATTACAGAAAAAAAATCGATAATAAATTTTCAAAATTCAAATATAAAAACGTATGTAAAAGGTTTAAAATATGAAATATATATTCCTATAACATTTAAGGATGAAATAGTTGGGTGTATATATTTAGGAGCAAATGAAGGTGACAATTTAAGTTTAAATTCAGATATTATGGAGATATATGAAATTATAAAAAGACATATGTTTTATATTATGAATATAAAAGCAGAAAAAATACTTTATAAAGTATTAATAGAAAATATAATACTGATTAATAAAATATTTGAAGAAAAGACTCCATTTATGACTAGACATTCATATAATGTAGCAGCATGGGCAATTCAAATAGCAAGAGAACTTAACTATTCTGATGAGAGATTAACAGAAATATATTTAGCAGCACTTATGCATGATATAGGTAAAATTTATATAGATAGTGAAATAGTCAATAAAGGAGATGACTTAAATGAAGAAGAATATGAAGAGGCTAAGAAACATGTTGAGATTGGATACAATATTGCAAAAGATATATTAATAACATTTAATGCTCAAATACCTATATGGATTTTACAGCATCATGAAAGATGGAATGGTACAGGATACCCAAATAAATTAAAGGGTGAAGAAATAACAGAGGAAGCTAGAATATTAAAAGTAGCTAATTTTCTTGATAAAATAATATCTAAGTCAAATTATAAAAATGAAAAAGGTATAAAAGATATTTTAGAAAAAATTAAAAGCTATCGAGGAAAAGATTTTGATCCCGATATAGCTGATATAGCAATTAATATTTTGAGGAGAAAATTAAATTTTGAAATAAAAGATGAATTAATTTTACCTGCAAATTTGATATTAAAAACTAGACAGGGATTAACTAGTTTTAATGGATATATTACATCTATAAATAGAGAATTGATTTTTAAATTGGCAGATATACATTCAATAAAATTTGAAGATGTAGAAAGTATTTATATAGCCGTAGAAAATCTTAATGTGATTTATGAATTTAAGGTATCAGTAAGAAAGGTAGATACTAATAAACTTGCTGTTGAAATAATATCTTTAAAAGATGCTGAAGAAACATTTAGTTTATTATGGTTATTAAGTGGAGTTATTATAGATATAAATACTAAAAATTCAAAGGAAATTACTATAAGTAAAATATCTGGAAGAAATCTGACTTTTAGTTTAAATAGTGGTGATAAACTAGAAAAAGACAAGTTGTTTATTGTTGTCGTAATATTTGAAGATGGAACTAAAATACCTTTATCAGGAAAAATAGTTAATCAAATAAAAATTAATAATGTAGTGCATTATGAATTTGAGTTTGTAGGTATAAAGGAAAGTTATAGAGATGAAATTTTTAGACAAATTTTCAGAAAGCAAATAAGTATAAGAAAAACATTAATGGATTATTAA